In the Populus trichocarpa isolate Nisqually-1 chromosome 1, P.trichocarpa_v4.1, whole genome shotgun sequence genome, one interval contains:
- the LOC112326636 gene encoding universal stress protein PHOS34 — protein MNPQQQQQQQQNPVDPDQPLLPTIKIHHHPSPPRHPHPPSATPTLTPTTRRKIGVAVDLSDESAYAVRWSVHHYIRPGDSVILLHVSPTSVLLGADWGPLPLSTPTQSQLDLLNNNSKFNSEIDSKTKNENSEKPQPRQEDDFDAFTASKAADIARPLKEAQIPYKIHIVKDHDMKERLCLEIERLGLSAVIMGSRGFGAAIRGSDERLGSVSDYCVHHCFCPVVVVRYPEDKDCGRD, from the coding sequence ATGAAtcctcaacaacaacaacaacaacaacaaaacccaGTAGATCCTGACCAGCCGCTACTCCCGACAATTAAGATCCACCACCACCCTTCTCCCCCACGCCACCCTCACCCACCCTCCGCCACTCCTACTCTCACCCCCACCACTCGCCGCAAGATTGGTGTCGCCGTCGACCTCTCTGACGAGTCAGCCTACGCTGTCCGCTGGTCTGTCCACCACTACATCCGTCCTGGCGACTCTGTCATCCTCCTCCACGTCAGCCCTACCTCCGTCCTCCTTGGCGCTGACTGGGGCCCACTCCCACTCTCCACTCCCACGCAATCGCAACTCGATCTCTTGAACAATAATAGCAAATTTAATAGTGAAATTGATAGTAAAACTAAAAATGAGAATAGTGAGAAGCCACAGCCCCGGCAAGAGGATGATTTCGATGCTTTCACGGCTTCGAAAGCGGCGGATATTGCGAGGCCTTTGAAGGAAGCGCAGATTCCGTATAAGATTCATATTGTGAAAGATCATGATATGAAGGAAAGGTTGTGTTTGGAAATTGAGAGGTTAGGGTTGAGTGCGGTTATTATGGGGAGTAGAGGGTTTGGTGCAGCGATAAGAGGGAGCGATGAGAGATTGGGTAGTGTAAGTGATTATTGTGTTCATCATTGTTTTTGTCCTGTCGTTGTTGTTAGATATCCTGAGGATAAGGATTGTGGTCGGGACTGA